Sequence from the Methanobacteriaceae archaeon genome:
AAACCGGGTTTAGTTATTGGTAAGTACGGTGCTACTTCTCGTGAAATTGTAAAAAGAATTGGTTGGGCTCCAAAAATATTAAGAACACCACCAATTTCATCTGAAATAATTCAGAGGATTAGAAGAACTCTCAGAAAGAACAGTAAAGAGCGCAAAAAAATACTACAAGAATTAGGACATCGAATCCATCAAGAAATTAAATACGATAATGATTGGACCCGTGTAACCTCCATGGGCGGATTTAGAGAAGTTGGACGTTCTTGTTCACTTTTACAAACTCCTAATAGTCGCGTTCTTCTTGATTGTGGTGTTAATGTAGCTGGAGGAGATGATAAAGGTTCTTATCCATTTTTAAATGTTCCTGAGTTCGTTTTAGGTGATTTAGATGCAGTAGTAATTACTCACGCTCATTTAGATCACTCTGGTTTCTTACCTTATCTATACCACTATGGATATGAAGGGCCAGTATACTGTACCACCCCTACCAGAGATTTAATGACTCTTTTACAGTTGGATCACATTGATATCGCACACAGAGAGGATGATCCACTTCCATTCAATGTTAAACACGTTAAAAAGAGTATTAAGCATACAATTACTCTCGATTATGGTGAAGTAACAGATATCGCCCCAGATATCAGGTTAACCTTGCACAATGCAGGTCACATATTAGGGTCTGCAATGGCCCACATGCACATTGGAGACGGTCAACACAACTTGGTTTACACTGGAGACTTCAAATATGAAAGAAGTAGACTTTTAGAACCAGCAGTTACTAAATTCCCTCGAATAGAAACCCTAATTATGGAAAGTACATATGGGGGGCACGAAGATGTTCAGCCTTCCCGTAATTCAGCAGAAAAAGAAATGGTTAAGACGATCTACCACACCTTGAAAAGAGGAGGAAAGATCTTAATTCCAGTATTTGCAGTAGGTAGGGCCCAAGAATTGATGATTGTGCTAGAAGAGTACATTAGAAATGGCCTAATTGATGAAGTTCCTATTTACATTGATGGAATGATCTGGGAAGCAACTGCCATTCACACTGCTAGGCCCGAATACTTGAGTAAAGATTTAAGGGATCAAATTTTCCATATGGGGCGCAATCCTTTTATTTCTGAGGTTTTCCATAAAGTAAATGGTACCAATGAAAGAAAAGAAATCGTGGAAGGCGAACCAGCCATTATTTTATCCACATCAGGAATGCTTACTGGTGGAAATTCAGTAGAATACTTCAAATGGTTATGTGGAGACGAGAAAAACTGCCTGGTCTTTGTAGGATATCAATCTGAAGGTTCATTAGGTAGAAGAATACAAAAAGGCTGGAAGGAAATACCTCTAAAAGAAGACGGCAAAACCACAGTCCATCATGTCAAAATGAACATTAAAACTATTGAAGGATTTAGTGGACACTCTGACAGACGCCAACTAATGGATTACGTGCGTAGATTAACCCCAAAACCAGAAAAAATACTAATTTGTCATGGTGACAATTATAAAACTCTGGATTTAGCTTCCAGTATTTACAGAAGCTATAAAATAGAAACAAAAACACCTATGAATCTGGAAACAGTTCGAATTCAATGAAATTGAATTTTTATTAAATTAAGTTGAATAAATTTGAATTTAATTGAATTGGAATAAATAAAGAGAACTAGGGTTTAATGAATTCTATTAATAATTCTATTAATCTAATAATAAAAATAAAAATAGTCAAATTCAAACTAAATAAAATTGGTGATTAAATGGTAACCTATTCTGATTCAGGTGTGGATATAGATTTAGAAGAAATAACCGTTTCACATTTAACTGCAAAACTAAAAGAAACACTCAAATGGCAAGATATTATCACAGAAAGTGGTCATTTTGCGGCCCTTGTACGTTTAGGTGATAAAGCGATAGCTATGAGCACTGACGGCGTGGGCAGTAAAATTTTAGTGGCTAAAATGATGGAAAAGTACGACACTGTCGGAATTGACTGCATAGCCATGGTAGTTAATGATATACTCTGTGTAGGGGCCGAACCTCTTGCGCTTGTAGATTATTTAGCTGTGGAAAAACCTGACCCCGAAGTAGCTACTCAAATCGGAGAAGGGTTGGTTAAAGGAGCTAATTTATCAAAAATAGCCATTATTGGTGGAGAAACGGCTTCACTACCCGGGATAATAAAAGATTTTGACCTGGCTGGAACCGGAATTGGCCTGGTAGATGTGGACAAAATAATTACTGGTGAAAAGATCGAAGAAGGTAATGTCCTTATTGGAATAGAAAGCAGTGGTATTCACAGTAACGGTCTTAGTCTGGCCCGGAAAGCTTTATTTGAAGAAGGCCAATTGGCAATTGATGATCCCCTGCCAGGTTTTCCTGATTTAAAAGTAGGAGAAGAACTTTTAACACCAACGGCCATTTATGTTCAGCCAGTAGTTGAACTTTTAAAAAGTTCTTTAGAAATACGTGGACTGGCCCATATCACTGGTGGCGGATTTAATAACCTTAAACGCCTGAAAAAAGGTGTTGGTTATGATATATCAAATCTTCCAGAACCTCAACCAATTTTTAGATCAATATACTCTCTGGGAGTACCCTTAGAAGAAATGTATCGTGTTTTCAACATGGGAATAGGTTTTGTAGTAATTTTAAAAGAAGAAAATGCAGAAAAAGCCATGGAAATTCTCAGTAAACATGTTAAAGTTCATTTAATTGGTAAAGTAACTGCTGATGCAGAAAAAGTCAGTATAAAAACTTTTGATGGAAAAGAGCTGGAAATGTAATAGGTTGGTATGTAATACTTGAATAGGAATATAATTAGAATATAAATATAATTTATTCTATTTTAAATTTTTTAAAATAAAATAATAAATTAATATAATGAATAATTTGATTTAAAACTCAATTAAAGTGTAATATAATTTTTTAATAAATTTATAAATGAAAAAAAAAGTTATGTAAATCTATTAATCAAATCAAATCTCAAAAAGGTGATTTCATGAAAATAACCCCTGAACAAGAAAAATCAATAATTACAGAGATACTCACCAGGCTGGATGTTTCTAAAGAACATGCAGAAATAGTTGCTGAGGTGACCCTAGATGCCGATCTTAAAGGTTTTACTTCCCACGGAATAGGTAGATTCCCTCAATATGTAAAAGGACTTGAATCTGGAACGATTGAAACTCAGGGAGACATTGAAATAGAAAGTGAAACTATTTCAACTGCCCTTATAAATGGGAATCACCTTTTTGGACATTTTGTGGCATATAAAGGAATGGAATTAGCCATAGAAAAAGCCAAAGAAAACGGGATAGGTATGGTGGGAATTCATGACTCCAATCACTTTGGTGTGGCAGGATATTACTCCGATATGGCCATTGAACAAGATTTGATTGGAATAGTTACTGCCAACACGGAACCTGCCGTGGCCCCTATTGGTGGTAAAGTCCCTATTCTCGGAACTAATCCCATAGCCATAGGTGTGCCATCTAATAATCATTATGTTTCCGTAGATATGGCCACTTCTGCATCAGCGAGAGGGAAATTATTAGAAGCCGTGCGCCGGGGAGAAGACATACCAGAAAATGTAGCCCTGGATTGTGAAGGAAGGCCAACTATTGATCCAAAAGAAGCATTAAAAGGATCTATTTTGCCATTTGGAGCCCATAAAGGTTATGCTTTAGCATTTATGATTGAAATTTTAGCCGGGCCTCTGGTAAAAGCCGCTTTTGGTACTGGAGTAAAGGGAACAGCTAATCCATCCGAGATGTGTACTAAAGGGGATTTAATGATGGTCATAGACCCCTCACATATGGGAGATCTGGAAATCTTCAAAGATCAAGTTGATGCATTTATTGGTGAAGTTAAATCCACAGATAATGTTTTTATCCCGGGAGACATGGAAGTAAGGAATATCAAAAAACATCAGACTGACGGAATTGAAATTGATGATATTCTAGCTCAGCAGTTTAAAGATATTTCACAGGAATTAGATCTGGATTTAGATGGAATTTTTTAAATAAATTCTATATTAATTAATTAATTTTTTTACATTTTTTTATTTATGGTTCAATTAAATTTACTATTCCTTAAAAATAATGAATGAAAGGAATAAATAGAATAGATATTATCTTAAACCAAAATAAATAATTGATAAATATCTATAAATGAATATTAATTAAGAAATAATTATTTAAAACATTTATTTAGGACCCCCCCCAAAAAAACTTAAGTAATATTTCATTAAGGCATTCTATAATTTTATTTAGATTTTATTAAATTTAATCAATACAATGAGGGTAATAATGGACAGTACACAAGCAGTTTATCAGGCACTTAAAGAAGCAGGTATAAATTTCATAGTAAGTATTCCCTGTGTTAATTTAAGTAAGCTGCTGGAAATGGTGGAATTTGATAGTGAAATAACACATGTACCTGTTACCAGAGAAGAAGAAGGATTTGGAATTGCTGCAGGAGCTTATATGGGTGGTATGAAACCAGCGATTCTCATGCAAAATTCCGGACTTGGAAATTCAATCAATGTACTGACCTCCCTTTATAAACTTTATAAAATACCAATTCTCATGGTTATGAGCCACCGCGGAACAGAAGGTGAGTTTATGAGTGCCCAAATACCCATGGGTAAGGCCACTCCCCGGGTTTTAGAATCTCTAGAACTGCCTTACTTCAAACCCAGCGCCCCTGAAAAAGCTTTAAAAGATATTAAAAAAGCATGGGAAATAGCTGAGTCTAAGGGAGTTCCGGTGGGAATATTGCTGGAGATTACGTTCTGGTAATGATTTTAGGATTTCAAATAAAAATTGAAGTGAGACAATGGAACGTATTAATGCTATTAAAACCATAGCCAATCAAATTGATGATGAACTGGTAGTTTGCAACATTGGATTTCCTTCCAGAGAATTATACCAGGTTAAGGATTCTCCAAATCATTTTTATATGCTTGGATCCATGGGCATGGCCTCATCTATCGGACTGGGACTGGCCATGGCCCAGGAGCGCAAAGTAATCGTCTTTGATGGTGATGGGTCTGTTTTAATGAATTTAGGCAGTCTGGTCACTATTTATAATCAGGCCCCGGAAAATCTGATTTTGGTGGTTATTGATAACGAATGTTATGGCTCTACTGGATCCCAATGTACCTATGCCAGTACCGTAGACCTGGGAGAGGTGGCACAGTCTATAGGATTTAAAAATAATTTTAAATTTTCAGGACCAGGAAAAATTAACTTTCAGCCTGTTTTAGAAGCAGAAGGGCCTGTTTTTGTCCACTTGAAAGTGAAAGCAGGTAATGCGGATGTTCCTATTATTGATATGACTCCTGAAGAGATTATAAATAGATTTATGAAAGAAATAAAAGAAAATAAAGAATAATTTGGGAGAAATAATGAATATTAAAATTAAATATTTAATAATCGGTATAATCTCCATGGCCATAATCACAGGATTATGGAGATTAAGTATTTTTAATAGTCCTAGTGAATCCCCTAGTATTTATGAATCTATATTATTCTTTTTAATCATGATTATACCAATATTTATCGGATACAAATCAAAGGGAAACCCTATTATTTTCGGGTTTATATTAGCAATAACAAATTTAACAATAGATCAGATACTACTTAATCAGTATAATCAAAATTTACTTTCAAATAGTGAAACCCGATCAATGGTATTGAATATGATTTCAACTGGAGAAATACATTTTCTTCCTACAATTGAAAATACAATATTTGTAATATTTCTATCTATAATTTTAACATTCATTGGAACATTATTTAGTAAAAAAAGTAGTCCACAATCAATTGAAGAAGAAAATAAAGAAAATTAGAATTCAATTAATCATTTTCAGGTTCTAAATCACTTATATCCCCATTGGCATTTATGTCTTCATTTGCATTTTCTTTTAATAGTTCTGGTTTATAAGTAGCATAAAAACCATCAGTATCTGCGTAAATACTGTGGAAACCAAATGGTTCTGCTTTTTTCATTGTTTTCTTTATATAATCTCTTCCCCAGGCAGTAATTGACTCGGCACATTCAATAGAATACCATCTGAAACGAGAATAGGCATAAACTCCATACATAGTATTGGCCAGCCTTTTTAAGGCTTCTTGTTGTACATTAAGAATTTTCTTCTCCATTGGTTCTTCAGAATCGTTCATTTTCTTTTTTAATCGTGATCTTTCAGTCAAAACCTGACCAATGACTGAAGGGATGAAACCTTGCGGTTCTTTTAAGAATTTATAACCATATTCTGGAGCTACATGATACTTATTATTATTATTATTATTATTATTATTATTATTATTATTAGTTATATCCCCATTAGAGTCATTACTAATGTCATTTTTCTCTTGAATGTCAATCTCCTCATCAATACATTCAATGACCCCTTGTACACTTTCTTTTACAAAGGTGTCAACAGAAACATTTTTGGAGATAATGATACTAGGATACAAGCTTCTAAAATCGAATTGAACTATATTCTCATGAAGCCCAATATCTGGCTCTTTAACATAGCCACCAACTGCTCTTTTTCCCCTTCTTTCAGAATATTGAGAGCTAGAAGGTTTATTAGGGGCAACTTCACCATATTCATAAGCTTTACGCATTAAAAACCATTCCACTTGTTGGCCAGTGGCCATCCGAGCCATATCAAATAAAGGCTGGCCTACTATACGAGTAAGTTCCATGTTTAGAGGTAAAATCTTTTCTGCAATTTTAAAAGTAGCCACTACATCATCTAAAGAATAACGGAATAGTTCATCAAGTTTATCACCATCACTGTCCCAATATTCCCATAGTCGGTCACCAGGCAAGTCAAATTTTTCTTCCCCAAATAATTCCAGATAAACCCTCTCTAAGGTATATCTGTCCAGATTCATATACCGGCGCATGACCAAATATAAATCAACATGTATAATGCCTTTAATAGTCGCGGCGTTAGTATAACCCCTTCTCATAAACTTTAATTCAGATTCATCAATCCCCATATTCATGCGAACGCCCAGCAACTTGGCCCTCTCGCGAATATAGGTAAAATCAAAATTATCAGAATTATATCCCACAATAACATCTGGTTGGTGAGTTTTTACAGTTTCTACAAATCGTTGGATAATTTCCTTTTCTGTTTCCACTTTTTCAACATAATCCAGATGCTCTCCTTTGGTAGATATGACTTTTTCTACACCAAAATTTCCGGCTAGGCCAATCATGATAATTTCATCCTTATCCGAGTTAGGCATACCATCCGGATTTCTTACCTCAATATCAAAACTCAATATTTTCAATTCTGGGAATTTTGACTCTAAAGGCAGAGGAGATTCTTCCAGATTTATTATATTCACATTTTTAGCTTTTGAAGAAACACAGTTCGATTCTTTCACTGCTTCTCCCGTAATTTCTATTTCAGACATTGGAAAAAGGCCTTTATCTATTAAATATCTCCTATAGAAAGGAATATCATGTTCCCTAATATCCTTAACCATACTTAAGCCCAGTATTTTATCTCTAAGCTTGGGAACCTCTTGAGGATGTTTTAAAGTGACCTTAATAAATTCTAGTTCCTTTGCCAGGTCTTTTTTAAGAACTTTTTGAGTATTTTCCAGGCCCATCTCTTCCAATTGTTCCAGTGCACTATCCATATCCTGTGGAATGACATATATGTAAGGTTCAAAAGTCCTGTCAAGAGCTATGATATGATTAACTTCATCAGATCCTTTTTCTTTGCCAAATAAACGTATAACTGGCTTATCTTTTTCTGTGACATAGTCAATGTCCAGAAGTACCATATTTTTGGTTTCCATACAATTTTAGTTTATTCTAACCGGATAATATAATTAAGTAATTTTTATAATCAAAAATAAGTTTAATAATATCATTGGAATTTCAAAAAATTCTTCTTGATTTTTTATTATCTGTTTTTTTAATTATTTATTAAAATTCCCTAAAAGTGATTTATAGAATTAATAAGGCATTTATACATATTCTTAAAGGAAAATGTTTATATAATCAGATACATAGTAACTTCGTAATATTTAAAAAAGAACGAGGGATGATATGAAAAAAAGTATTATAATAATGCTTCTAGTGATGTTCCTTATATCCATGGGTGCTACATATGCACAGAGCGTAATAGCCACTCAAAAAGGACCATCCCAAGCTCAAAAAGGCCAAAATATCACCATAGTATATACCATTCAAAATAATGGGAATAAGGACATATACAATGTTAGTGTGGCCGATCAAAACTTCTACAAATTCATAGGAACCATGAAAGCAGGTTCCAAGAAAATTTTCACGGAAAAAGTTTATATTCCAACAGACAAGGAAGTAAAAGCAGACTTTGGTGGTGATGCCACTGTTTCAAATCCATTCTTTATTGGTGGTGTGGGAGTAACTTATCAGGACGCTTCAGGAAAAACATTCGGAATTAATTCCAACTCCATTAGCATACCTCTAGTTTCAAGTAAATCTACTAATACAACTACACCTGCAAACATAACTCAAGTTGCTTCTGGTAATGCAACTACAGATGCCAGCCAAGATGGAATACTACAACAAATAATGAATTTATTTTACTCCATTATGCAGTATATTCAGAACTTGATTATACCTCAAAGTGGATAATAAATGAAAAAAACAGCTTAAATAGGTTCATAAAATAATTAAGAACTGTAAATCTTAAATTCTGTTAATTTTGAATAATTTCAGATCTTAATTGAACCTAATCTTTTTTTATTTTTTAAAAAATTTAAAAAATTCCTTTTCAATTAACTAATCAATTTTTCATCTTAAGACTCATTTGAGTCATTATTTTTATAGGCCAGTAGCGCAGCATAAGTTACTCCCAAAATTAAAGGTCCTAAAATGAATCCAACAATACCAAATACTAGGGGGCCTCCTAAAAATCCTAAAAGAAAAATTAGGGGATGAATATCAGCATATTTTCCTGATAATTTAGGACGGATGTAAATATCACTACCACTAAGGAAAAATCCAAACAATAACACTATTATGCCTCTGGGAATATTGCCGGTGGCAAAATCATAGATGGCAAGAGCAGTATAGGTTGGCCAGGGACCAATAATTGGTATGAGCTGCAGAAATCCAGTCAATATTCCTAAAAATAGAGCATAAGGATATCCTAAAATATAGAAACCCAGTGCCGCCATTATTCCAATGATTAAAGCCGTCAAAAAATGACCATAAAATATGCTCTTTAGAACTCTTTCTACTTCTTCAGACAGTTTACGGAAAAAATTCCTTCTCTCCTGAGGTAAAGCATATCTTAAGTATTCTAATATCTTATCACCATCTTTAGCCAAGTAAAATGTAGAAGCAATGAATATAAATAGCTGTAAAGCAACCATAGGTATCGATTGAACTATATCTCCAGCATAACCTAAAACTACATTTAACCCAGCATTAATTAAACTTTTAAAACCATTAATGATAGAATTAGCTGATGGTTGGAAAGCACCAGGTATATAACTTGCAATTTGGGTTGATGTTTGATTAATAGTCTGATTTAAACTCCCAGCATCTACATTACTTGCCGCACCCATAATAACTGGTGCAGAATCAATTATAGTACTTATACTGAAGGCTATTATTAAAATTAATGGAGTAATAACCAGCATCATAGCCAGAAAAATGGAAACCGACTCGAATTTGAGATAAGGATTCATTCTGCCAGATATGGGTCGTATGGCATAGGCAAAAATGGCCCCCAATATTATCATGCTTATAAGTGGAGATAAAACAAAAAAAGAAGCTATTATCAAAATTAAAACCACAAATATGGCGGATGTCAGTGTTCCTTTTAGTTTGTAGATCATAATATTCCTTCATCAGTTAGATTATCATTTTTAATTAGTTTCCAGTTGAAATGGATATGATGGATAGGCGCATTATCAAAAATTTAATTAAATAAATTTAAGAGATAAAATTTGAGAAATAAGTTGGAGTTATATTCTATTTATAGTAATTTCGAGTCCCTGATGAGTCTCTTCGATATTCACCAAACTCTTTAATCAGATTCACCTCATGGCTCCAGAAAACAGGCCCCTCCACGCAAACTCTCCATCCAGTATCATCTACACAACACTGGCCACAAATTCCCATGGCACATTTCATCCAACGCTCCATGGAAAACTGGGCGGGAATCTCATGTTTTTTGGCCATTTCCAGAATTCCACTCATCATGAGTTCCGGGCCACAGGTTACAATCATATCGTAATCATGGTCCATTAAAATTGATTCCACTCGATCGGTGGCAAATCCCTGGAATCCACAGGTTCCATCATCAGTACAGGTGAAAACACTGGCCCCTGCTTTTTTCATTCTATTTACGAACAATAATTCGTCTAAAGTAAGTGATGCACTAACCACATCAACTTCCACACCCCTAATTAGGGCATGATCTACCAAAGAAGCAATAGGTGCCATTCCTATTCCACCCCCAACTGCCAGTATTTTAGAGCCTTTTAAATCAAATCCTCCGCCATAAGGCCCTCGGAGGCCTAATTTATCCCCTTTTTCAAGTTCATGGACGTTAGAAGTGAATTCTCCCACTTTCTTAATAGATATCCCTAATTCTCCCTTAACTGAATCTATAGATGAAATGGACATGGGTTTTTCATCTTCAAAATTCCATAACATCATGAACTGACCAGGTTGAGGAATTATATCCTCTGAATTCATATCCCAGTCAAATATAAATGTTTTTACAGTTTCTGATTCTTCAAAAACTTCTTTTATTTCTAAAACCTTTGGAACGTGCATTTTTCCACCAAATACAAGTAATTATAAGACTAATGACAAAATTTATTGATAATAATTTAATTTTCTAGCTTTTTTAATATTTTTCTAATTAATTTTCAGATTTGTATCTAAAATTTATGAGCCAGACCCACCATTTCAGATATGGAATTGAATTCATGTTCTTTCATGAATTTTTCAAGGCCTATGCAAATTTCTGCAAAAATTTCCGGGCCGTTTTCCATTATGGCGGTTCCCACTTGTACCGCGCTGGCCCCAGCATATAAAAATTCTACAACATCCTGAGCATTGGATATTCCCCCTACACCCACCAAAGGCACATTAGTCACGGCATATGTTTCAAATACACATCTAAGAGCAATAGGTTTTATAGCCGGTCCAGACATTCCTCCAAATTTATTAGATAATATCGGGCGGCCAGTTTCTAAATCAATTTTCATTCCAGGCCCTAGAGAATTGATTAAAGTTAGTCCATCACAGCCGGCTTTTTCAGCACTAAGTGCTATCTCTGTTAAATCTGTCACATTGGGAGTTAATT
This genomic interval carries:
- a CDS encoding beta-CASP ribonuclease aCPSF1, translated to MVSEILEEIKKTIVHRLPPRVQVAKVEFEGPEVVIYTKNPEIITENGDLIRDLAKDIRKRIIIRSDRSVLADPEKAINKIHETVPEEANITNISFDEVTCEVIIEARKPGLVIGKYGATSREIVKRIGWAPKILRTPPISSEIIQRIRRTLRKNSKERKKILQELGHRIHQEIKYDNDWTRVTSMGGFREVGRSCSLLQTPNSRVLLDCGVNVAGGDDKGSYPFLNVPEFVLGDLDAVVITHAHLDHSGFLPYLYHYGYEGPVYCTTPTRDLMTLLQLDHIDIAHREDDPLPFNVKHVKKSIKHTITLDYGEVTDIAPDIRLTLHNAGHILGSAMAHMHIGDGQHNLVYTGDFKYERSRLLEPAVTKFPRIETLIMESTYGGHEDVQPSRNSAEKEMVKTIYHTLKRGGKILIPVFAVGRAQELMIVLEEYIRNGLIDEVPIYIDGMIWEATAIHTARPEYLSKDLRDQIFHMGRNPFISEVFHKVNGTNERKEIVEGEPAIILSTSGMLTGGNSVEYFKWLCGDEKNCLVFVGYQSEGSLGRRIQKGWKEIPLKEDGKTTVHHVKMNIKTIEGFSGHSDRRQLMDYVRRLTPKPEKILICHGDNYKTLDLASSIYRSYKIETKTPMNLETVRIQ
- the purM gene encoding phosphoribosylformylglycinamidine cyclo-ligase, with amino-acid sequence MVTYSDSGVDIDLEEITVSHLTAKLKETLKWQDIITESGHFAALVRLGDKAIAMSTDGVGSKILVAKMMEKYDTVGIDCIAMVVNDILCVGAEPLALVDYLAVEKPDPEVATQIGEGLVKGANLSKIAIIGGETASLPGIIKDFDLAGTGIGLVDVDKIITGEKIEEGNVLIGIESSGIHSNGLSLARKALFEEGQLAIDDPLPGFPDLKVGEELLTPTAIYVQPVVELLKSSLEIRGLAHITGGGFNNLKRLKKGVGYDISNLPEPQPIFRSIYSLGVPLEEMYRVFNMGIGFVVILKEENAEKAMEILSKHVKVHLIGKVTADAEKVSIKTFDGKELEM
- the comC gene encoding L-sulfolactate dehydrogenase; the encoded protein is MKITPEQEKSIITEILTRLDVSKEHAEIVAEVTLDADLKGFTSHGIGRFPQYVKGLESGTIETQGDIEIESETISTALINGNHLFGHFVAYKGMELAIEKAKENGIGMVGIHDSNHFGVAGYYSDMAIEQDLIGIVTANTEPAVAPIGGKVPILGTNPIAIGVPSNNHYVSVDMATSASARGKLLEAVRRGEDIPENVALDCEGRPTIDPKEALKGSILPFGAHKGYALAFMIEILAGPLVKAAFGTGVKGTANPSEMCTKGDLMMVIDPSHMGDLEIFKDQVDAFIGEVKSTDNVFIPGDMEVRNIKKHQTDGIEIDDILAQQFKDISQELDLDLDGIF
- the comD gene encoding sulfopyruvate decarboxylase subunit alpha; protein product: MDSTQAVYQALKEAGINFIVSIPCVNLSKLLEMVEFDSEITHVPVTREEEGFGIAAGAYMGGMKPAILMQNSGLGNSINVLTSLYKLYKIPILMVMSHRGTEGEFMSAQIPMGKATPRVLESLELPYFKPSAPEKALKDIKKAWEIAESKGVPVGILLEITFW
- the comE gene encoding sulfopyruvate decarboxylase subunit beta: MERINAIKTIANQIDDELVVCNIGFPSRELYQVKDSPNHFYMLGSMGMASSIGLGLAMAQERKVIVFDGDGSVLMNLGSLVTIYNQAPENLILVVIDNECYGSTGSQCTYASTVDLGEVAQSIGFKNNFKFSGPGKINFQPVLEAEGPVFVHLKVKAGNADVPIIDMTPEEIINRFMKEIKENKE
- a CDS encoding DNA-directed DNA polymerase, with product METKNMVLLDIDYVTEKDKPVIRLFGKEKGSDEVNHIIALDRTFEPYIYVIPQDMDSALEQLEEMGLENTQKVLKKDLAKELEFIKVTLKHPQEVPKLRDKILGLSMVKDIREHDIPFYRRYLIDKGLFPMSEIEITGEAVKESNCVSSKAKNVNIINLEESPLPLESKFPELKILSFDIEVRNPDGMPNSDKDEIIMIGLAGNFGVEKVISTKGEHLDYVEKVETEKEIIQRFVETVKTHQPDVIVGYNSDNFDFTYIRERAKLLGVRMNMGIDESELKFMRRGYTNAATIKGIIHVDLYLVMRRYMNLDRYTLERVYLELFGEEKFDLPGDRLWEYWDSDGDKLDELFRYSLDDVVATFKIAEKILPLNMELTRIVGQPLFDMARMATGQQVEWFLMRKAYEYGEVAPNKPSSSQYSERRGKRAVGGYVKEPDIGLHENIVQFDFRSLYPSIIISKNVSVDTFVKESVQGVIECIDEEIDIQEKNDISNDSNGDITNNNNNNNNNNNNNKYHVAPEYGYKFLKEPQGFIPSVIGQVLTERSRLKKKMNDSEEPMEKKILNVQQEALKRLANTMYGVYAYSRFRWYSIECAESITAWGRDYIKKTMKKAEPFGFHSIYADTDGFYATYKPELLKENANEDINANGDISDLEPEND
- a CDS encoding AI-2E family transporter translates to MIYKLKGTLTSAIFVVLILIIASFFVLSPLISMIILGAIFAYAIRPISGRMNPYLKFESVSIFLAMMLVITPLILIIAFSISTIIDSAPVIMGAASNVDAGSLNQTINQTSTQIASYIPGAFQPSANSIINGFKSLINAGLNVVLGYAGDIVQSIPMVALQLFIFIASTFYLAKDGDKILEYLRYALPQERRNFFRKLSEEVERVLKSIFYGHFLTALIIGIMAALGFYILGYPYALFLGILTGFLQLIPIIGPWPTYTALAIYDFATGNIPRGIIVLLFGFFLSGSDIYIRPKLSGKYADIHPLIFLLGFLGGPLVFGIVGFILGPLILGVTYAALLAYKNNDSNES
- a CDS encoding dihydroorotate dehydrogenase electron transfer subunit, with protein sequence MHVPKVLEIKEVFEESETVKTFIFDWDMNSEDIIPQPGQFMMLWNFEDEKPMSISSIDSVKGELGISIKKVGEFTSNVHELEKGDKLGLRGPYGGGFDLKGSKILAVGGGIGMAPIASLVDHALIRGVEVDVVSASLTLDELLFVNRMKKAGASVFTCTDDGTCGFQGFATDRVESILMDHDYDMIVTCGPELMMSGILEMAKKHEIPAQFSMERWMKCAMGICGQCCVDDTGWRVCVEGPVFWSHEVNLIKEFGEYRRDSSGTRNYYK